Proteins from one Cryptomeria japonica chromosome 4, Sugi_1.0, whole genome shotgun sequence genomic window:
- the LOC131040772 gene encoding disease resistance protein TAO1-like, with amino-acid sequence MQEPPRSLRGCAWPYLRTGTPSASAIFHRFLTASVNADSIKSFQVKIDRLYDDLILWGVTDMEKRLTKIASQSQELYAYQPADIFVTWNIQRQQYSVSPLPSLEARKLLLKNVPEYNDERNIDCLLKLCGGIPLLLEIIGSQLASSSRNTNNNMVLELLREGEVVEEEDIIDRMVDFVYLRLLPPVKEAFLDITSLFCYWPSEEVAYIVGEEEFRALEDATFVKTSEDGRVIVHDIVQARGKKMSEQNRVTDPETLLKCLQDEEKLKNLRGIFLNEKYEHPSIKINDDHLKWMSDSLRVLSYEGSQITFRGKCYKPFRQLRYLQIASNIPDLPMEFEKLEHLSIYRGPLMPGMSFNEFPPSLRVMTSLNLTKMYASSKNRVAYSKIPATKATPDSLLVKLRLYGLKNMERLPDGMENLTKLEQLYLRGCHQLRELPSRFGQLNNLKELRLSQCHELKELPSSIGQLSNLESLHLYDCSALSVLPPSFGDLISLKTLQLSYCSGLKMLPSNFGQLKNLEELDLRHCSGLEEWSLSFRDLIGMKKMVLVGCSLKLKESLPHHIKENCCIVFD; translated from the exons ATGCAAGAGCCACCACGCAGCCTTAGAGGCTGCGCATGGCCTTACCTGCGCACAGGAACGCCATCCGCATCAGCTATATTTCATAG GTTTCTTACTGCTTCCGTCAATGCCGATAGTATAAAGAGTTTCCAAGTCAAAATAGACCGTTTGTATGATGACCTTATCTTGTGGGGCGTAACTGACATGGAGAAAAGACTCACAAAGATTGCTTCACAGTCACAAGAACTCTATGCATACCAACCAGCAG ACATATTTGTCACCTGGAATATCCAACGCCAACAATACTCTGTGAGCCCTCTTCCATCGCTAGAGGCaagaaagcttttgttgaagaatGTTCCAGAGTACAATGATGAAAGGAACATAGATTGTCTGCTCAAGCTTTGTGGTGGCATTCCGCTTTTGCTGGAAATAATTGGCTCGCAATTGGCCTCCAGTAGCAGAAACACAAATAATAATATGGTATTAGAGTTGCTTAGAGAAGGGGAGGTGGTGGAAGAGGAAGATATAATTGACAGAATGGTTGATTTTGTATACCTTAGATTGTTACCTCCTGTTAAAGAAGCTTTTCTGGATATCACATCCCTGTTTTGTTATTGGCCAAGTGAAGAAGTAGCATACATAGTTGGGGAGGAGGAATTCAGAGCTCTTGAAGATGCAACATTTGTCAAGACATCAGAAGATGGTCGTGTGATTGTTCATGACATTGTTCAAGCAAGAGGGAAAAAAATGTCAGAACAAAACAGAGTCACAGATCCTGAGACTTTGTTGAAATGTCTGCAAGATGAAGAG AAACTCAAAAATTTAAGAGGCATCTTTCTTAATGAAAAATATGAGCACCCTTCAATCAAAATTAATGATGATCATCTGAAGTGGATGAGCGATTCATTGCGAGTGCTATCTTATGAAGGATCACAGATAACATTCAGGGGGAAATGTTATAAACCATTCAGACAACTGAGATACCTCCAAATTGCAAGTAACATTCCTGATTTACCAATGGAATTCGAGAAACTTGAACACCTCTCCATATACAGGGGGCCACTCATGCCAGGCATGAGTTTTAATGAG TTTCCTCCCAGTCTGCGCGTAATGACCTCACTAAACCTCACGAAGATGTATGCTTCTTCAAAGAACAGAGTTGCATATTCTAAAATTCCTGCCACCAAAGCCACTCCAGATTCTTTGCTTGTAAAATTAAGGTTATATGGTTTGAAAAATATGGAGAGGCTACCAGATGGAATGGAAAATCTAACAAAACTAGAGCAATTATATTTAAGAGGTTGCCATCAGTTGAGGGAATTACCTTCCAGATTTGGGCAACTGAACAATCTAAAGGAGCTGCGTCTAAGTCAGTGCCATGAATTGAAAGAGCTGCCTTCAAGCATTGGGCAACTGAGTAATTTAGAGTCACTGCATTTATATGACTGCTCTGCATTAAGTGTATTGCCTCCCAGTTTTGGGGATCTCATTTCCCTAAAAACTTTGCAATTGAGTTATTGTTCAGGTTTGAAAATGCTGCCTTCTAATTTTGGGCAACTCAAAAATTTGGAAGAGTTGGATTTGAGACATTGTTCTGGGTTAGAAGAATGGTCATTGAGCTTCAGAGATCTAATAGGGATGAAGAAGATGGTTTTGGTGGGTTGTTCTTTGAAGCTGAAAGAATCATTACCCCATCATATAAAAGAGAATTGTTGTATTGTATTTGATTAA